The stretch of DNA AAGGCAGCTTAATGTATCTACGTACTTCCTCGGAGATCACGAATCTCCGCGCGGAGCTCCGATCCTACTTCGCGAATCTCCTGACCGACGATGTACGTGCAGGACTGCGTGAAGAGGGCGAAGCCGGNGGCCCGGTCCTCGCGGCAACCCAGGCCCAGATGGGCCGTGACGGCTGGCTTGGAATCGGGTGGCCCACCGAATACGGTGGGCAGGGTATGGGCCCCGACGCCCAGTTTGTGTTCTACGACGAGGCATACCGCGCCGATGCTCCCATTCCGATGATCACCATGACCACCGTTGGGCCAACCCTCATGAGCCACGGAACCCAGGAACAGAAGGATTATTTCCTGCCCAAAATTCTGGCCGGCGAATGCATCTTCTCGATCGGCTACACCGAGGCGGAAGCCGGTACCGACCTCGCTTCCCTCACCACACGTGCGGTGCGCGACGGCGATGAATATGTCATCAACGGCAGCAAGGTCTTCACCTCCGGCGCCGACGGTGCCGACTGGATTTGGCTGGCTGTACGCACCGACCCCGATGCTCCCAAGCACAAGGGCATCTCGCTGATCCTGGTCCCCACCTCGTCACCTGGATTCTCCGCCACGCCAATACACACCGTGGGCGGGTTCAGCACGACTGCCACCTACTACGACGACATTCGCGTTCCGGTCACCAACCTAGTGGGCAACGAAAACGAAGGCTGGCAGATGATCACCACCCAGCTGAACCACGAACGCGTCGGGTTGGCGGCGTTCAGCGGCATCTGCGAGGGGCTGCTCGGCGACGTTTGCGAATGGGTTGGCGAGCAGCAAACCGCCGCGGGCAAACCATTAGCTGCAGAACCGTGGGTGCGCCACCTATTAGCAACGTCCACCGCGCGGCTGCGTGCCATGCGTTTGATGAATTGGCAGCTTGTGGAAACCACCGCCCGCGGCGAGCTCAANCCTGGTTCTGCCTCTGCGGCCAAAGTCTTCGCCACAGAGACGGTCATCGATGTCTACCGCTCCTTGCTGGAGGTAGTCGGTTCCGGTGCCTCACGCATCACCAACGCACCATGGCGCTTCGACACCGGGCGTCTGGCCCTGATGAACCTTGGTGCACAGATTAACACCTTCGGTGGCGGCGTCGCCGAAGTCCAGCGCGAAATTGTCGCCTGGACCACCCTCGGCATGGCAAGGAAGGCACGATGAGCACTACAACCATTAGCAGTACGCTGCAGGCCCCGAACATGGAATTCACCCTGGGTGAGGACCAGCAAGCGGTCACCGATCTTGCTGCACAGATCTTCTCGCATCTGAGCAGCGATGAAAACATGTGGCCTCGGAGAAGGCCGGAGAAGTCTTCGACGGCATCCTATGGGAACAAATCGCTGAAGCCGGCCTGCTCGAAGCCCTGGTTTCCAGCGATGACGATGAGCCCGGACTAGGCATGGTGGGTCTGGCGCTGATCGCTCGTGAACAGGGACGTTTTCTGGGCCGTATCCCGTTTATTACCACTGCCGTCGCCGCGCTGGCGCTGGCAGAATTCGGTGGGGCCGCGATGTTCTGGAATCCATCTTTGAAGGCTCCACGCGTGTAAGCGTCTTGCTGCCCGAGGTACGCCAGCGTATCAATGCCCAGCAGTCAACAGGCGGGTGGGTGCTGAACGGAACCGTGGAATTTGGCTATCTTGTTCCAAGCGCGACTCATCTGTTGGTTCAGTTCCATACCCAAGACGGTGATCTGACTGCCCTGATCGAGGTGGACCGCGCCGGAGTAGCCGTGGAACAATTCGAGGGATTCTCCAAGCAGAAGCACGCGGACCTGGTCTTTGAAAATGTGGCGGTAGCACGCGAAGATCTGGTCGGCGCAGATCGCCCAGCCGGTGAAGTAGCCGGGTGGATCCGCCCGCGTCTGCTCACCGCGGCAGCGGCCATCACCGCCGGTGCCTGCGAGGAAGCCGTTCGCCGCACCGCAGCCTACACCTCCGAGCGTCAGCAGTTTGGCCGGCCGATCTCCACCAACCAGGGCGTGGCGATGCGCGCTGCCGACGCTCACATTGACTCCTTGGTCACCTGGCTGACTGCCATCGATGCTGCGTGGCAGCTGGATAACGATGGCGAGGGTGAACTGGCGGCGTTCACTGCATCCTGGTGCGCCCGTGAGAGCGGTTTCCGTGTGGTTCACGCTACCCAGCACCTGCACGGCGGCATGGGTGCGGACCTGGACAACCACATTCACCGCTTCTTCGTCTGGGTTCGTGAACTTGACGTACTGTGGGGCTCTGCTGGGCAGGTCGCAGAGGAGCTGGCCGACGTGATTCTTCCGCTGGAGGGTCATGGACGTGAGCTCATCGGTTGCATCCAAGGCGTTGGTCGGGCGCAGCGTAGGCTCGCTCCTCGCGGTCCTGGTCTTTGCAGAGGTTATTGCCGCATTCGAGACGTCCATGGC from Arthrobacter polaris encodes:
- a CDS encoding acyl-CoA dehydrogenase family protein; the protein is MYLRTSSEITNLRAELRSYFANLLTDDVRAGLREEGEAGGPVLAATQAQMGRDGWLGIGWPTEYGGQGMGPDAQFVFYDEAYRADAPIPMITMTTVGPTLMSHGTQEQKDYFLPKILAGECIFSIGYTEAEAGTDLASLTTRAVRDGDEYVINGSKVFTSGADGADWIWLAVRTDPDAPKHKGISLILVPTSSPGFSATPIHTVGGFSTTATYYDDIRVPVTNLVGNENEGWQMITTQLNHERVGLAAFSGICEGLLGDVCEWVGEQQTAAGKPLAAEPWVRHLLATSTARLRAMRLMNWQLVETTARGELXPGSASAAKVFATETVIDVYRSLLEVVGSGASRITNAPWRFDTGRLALMNLGAQINTFGGGVAEVQREIVAWTTLGMARKAR
- a CDS encoding acyl-CoA dehydrogenase family protein, producing MLPEVRQRINAQQSTGGWVLNGTVEFGYLVPSATHLLVQFHTQDGDLTALIEVDRAGVAVEQFEGFSKQKHADLVFENVAVAREDLVGADRPAGEVAGWIRPRLLTAAAAITAGACEEAVRRTAAYTSERQQFGRPISTNQGVAMRAADAHIDSLVTWLTAIDAAWQLDNDGEGELAAFTASWCARESGFRVVHATQHLHGGMGADLDNHIHRFFVWVRELDVLWGSAGQVAEELADVILPLEGHGRELIGCIQGVGRAQRRLAPRGPGLCRGYCRIRDVHGSSAALLSXGFLHHRLVATGVGHHRVLAGCRVGHRIRGPTR